One window of Manihot esculenta cultivar AM560-2 chromosome 17, M.esculenta_v8, whole genome shotgun sequence genomic DNA carries:
- the LOC110604418 gene encoding probable xyloglucan endotransglucosylase/hydrolase protein 8: MERWVSLMAALLFIEALFAASCVPSEAAISKGSFEDNFSIMWSEEHFKTSEDGQIWYLSLDKETGCGFQTKQRYRFGWFSMKLKLVGGDSAGVVTAYYVSLS, translated from the exons ATGGAGAGATGGGTTTCTCTGATGGCAGCTCTTCTCTTCATTGAGGCTTTATTCGCCGCTTCTTGTGTACcatctgaagcagctatctccaAAGGATCTTTTGAAGATAATTTCAGCATTATGTGGTCAGAGGAGCATTTCAAAACTTCTGAAGACGGCCAGATCTGGTATCTCTCCCTGGACAAGGAAACAG GCTGTGGATTTCAAACAAAGCAGAGATACAGATTTGGGTGGTTTAGTATGAAGCTAAAATTGGTGGGAGGTGATTCAGCTGGTGTAGTCACAGCTTATTATGTCAGTCTTTCTTGA
- the LOC110604417 gene encoding cysteine-rich PDZ-binding protein isoform X2: protein MVCEKCEKKLSKVIVPDKWKEGASNTTEGGGRKINENKLLSKKKRWTPYGNTKCMICKQQVHQDAKYCHTCAYTKGVCAMCGKQVLDLKLYKQSNV from the exons ATGGTTTGCGAGAAGT GCGAGAAGAAGTTATCGAAGGTGATAGTACCAGATAAGTGGAAGGAAGGAGCTAGCAATACCACCGAAGGCGGTGGTCGTAAGATCAACGAGAACAAACTCCTCTCTAAGAAGAAaag ATGGACTCCTTATGGAAATACAAAGTGCATGATTTGCAAGCAGCAAGTACACCAAGATGCCAAGTACTGCCACACCTGTGCCTATACCAAAG GGGTTTGTGCAATGTGTGGTAAGCAAGTACTTGATTTAAAGCTTTACAAGCAAAGCAATGTATAA
- the LOC110604417 gene encoding cysteine-rich PDZ-binding protein isoform X1: MVCEKCEKKLSKVIVPDKWKEGASNTTEGGGRKINENKLLSKKKRWTPYGNTKCMICKQQVHQDAKYCHTCAYTKGGIVDVLNWVCAMCGKQVLDLKLYKQSNV; the protein is encoded by the exons ATGGTTTGCGAGAAGT GCGAGAAGAAGTTATCGAAGGTGATAGTACCAGATAAGTGGAAGGAAGGAGCTAGCAATACCACCGAAGGCGGTGGTCGTAAGATCAACGAGAACAAACTCCTCTCTAAGAAGAAaag ATGGACTCCTTATGGAAATACAAAGTGCATGATTTGCAAGCAGCAAGTACACCAAGATGCCAAGTACTGCCACACCTGTGCCTATACCAAAGGTGGTATAGTTGATGTGCTGAACT GGGTTTGTGCAATGTGTGGTAAGCAAGTACTTGATTTAAAGCTTTACAAGCAAAGCAATGTATAA
- the LOC110604417 gene encoding cysteine-rich PDZ-binding protein isoform X3, producing MVCEKCEKKLSKVIVPDKWKEGASNTTEGGGRKINENKLLSKKKRWTPYGNTKCMICKQQVHQDAKYCHTCAYTKGGIVDVLNCWGLCNVW from the exons ATGGTTTGCGAGAAGT GCGAGAAGAAGTTATCGAAGGTGATAGTACCAGATAAGTGGAAGGAAGGAGCTAGCAATACCACCGAAGGCGGTGGTCGTAAGATCAACGAGAACAAACTCCTCTCTAAGAAGAAaag ATGGACTCCTTATGGAAATACAAAGTGCATGATTTGCAAGCAGCAAGTACACCAAGATGCCAAGTACTGCCACACCTGTGCCTATACCAAAGGTGGTATAGTTGATGTGCTGAACTGCTG GGGTTTGTGCAATGTGTGGTAA
- the LOC110604419 gene encoding MYB-like transcription factor ETC1 isoform X1 produces MAESEHSSSDETYVNSQVLVLSCLVSERRNLEARLEFSEEEEELVIRMFNLVGERWPLIAGRIPGKTAEEIEKYWKSRYSTSE; encoded by the exons ATGGCTGAATCTGAACATTCTTCTTCTGATGAGACCTATGTAAACTCTCAAG tgttggttttgagttgttTGGTTTCAGAGAGAAGGAATCTAGAGGCGAGGCTTGAATTCtctgaggaagaggaagagcttGTAATTAGGATGTTTAATCTAGTTGGGGAGAG GTGGCCTCTAATTGCTGGGAGGATTCCTGGAAAAACAGCAGAGGAGATTGAAAAGTACTGGAAGTCTAGATACTCGACCAGTGAATGA
- the LOC110604419 gene encoding MYB-like transcription factor ETC1 isoform X2 — protein sequence MAESEHSSSDETYVNSQERRNLEARLEFSEEEEELVIRMFNLVGERWPLIAGRIPGKTAEEIEKYWKSRYSTSE from the exons ATGGCTGAATCTGAACATTCTTCTTCTGATGAGACCTATGTAAACTCTCAAG AGAGAAGGAATCTAGAGGCGAGGCTTGAATTCtctgaggaagaggaagagcttGTAATTAGGATGTTTAATCTAGTTGGGGAGAG GTGGCCTCTAATTGCTGGGAGGATTCCTGGAAAAACAGCAGAGGAGATTGAAAAGTACTGGAAGTCTAGATACTCGACCAGTGAATGA